Within Deferribacterota bacterium, the genomic segment CATAGATTTCTCTTCTTGATTTATCTATTTTTTGCACAATAAATGTGGAGCCTCTATGTAGGTAGACAGCCCCTTTATACATTTCAGTATATACCCTTCTTGCAGAATTCATACCCAAAACTAGATTATTACAAATGATATTATAAGAATCTCCAATTTGTCTTAAGTCAACGTGTTTGTAAGGATATCTATTTAATGTAAAAATTTGAGTGTTATCAGCATTTAAAAAAAGCTCATTTTTATCTATTAATGCGTTGATGTCATCTTTAAAAAACTTGTAATATTCTTCATCTATATTTATAGGTTTTTCGTAGGCAGCACAATGTATATGTTTTTTGTTTATCTCACTATTTTCACTATCAACTGTCATTTCTTCAAATTTGCCGTTTAATAATTTTTCAGGTGTTTTAGTGTAGTATTGATCAAGGGCATCTCTACCAGCTATTAGTATAATTAGGCTATCCTTTGTATTTCTTCCCGATCTTCCTGCTCTTTGCCATAAATTTATTAAAGACCCAGGGTATCCAACTAATATAGTAGAATCAATACCACCTATATCTATTCCAAGCTCAAAAGCTGAGGTTGAAATTACTGCTTTTAGAATATCATTTTGCAATTTCCTTTCAATTTCTCTCCTTTCCTCAGCTAAAAAACCAGCCCTGTAAGAGGATACAATATTTTTTAATGTTGGATCGCTATTTATTAGGTTTATATATATTTGTTCGGTCTCCCTCCTTGATTTAGTAAAACAAATAGTCTTTATGTTTGAATTAAGATTTATTCTAATTAGATAAGTAGCTATAGATGAGAGGGGTATATCAGGATTTAATAAAAGAAATTGTTTTTTTCCTGAGGGGGCACCATTTTTGTTTATTAATGTGAATTTCTTTCCAATTAATTTTTCAGTAAATCCAAGAGGATTTCCTATAGTTGCTGATGACACTATAAACTGTATATTCTTAAAAAGTCTAAAAAATCGTTTATAAATATTATATACATGACTACCAAAAATACCTTTATAAGCGTGTATTTCATCCATTACTATAAACTTAACATCATTTAGAAATTCTCTCCATTCAGATAAATGTGACATAATAGTATAGTGTAAAATATCAATATTTGATATTATTATATTAGGAGGATCTTTTAGTATTTTTCTCCTCTCTGTTTTAGTTGTATCGCCGTCAATAACACTGCTTGTGATTATTTTTCCATATTTTGTATTATTAATAAATTCATCAAGTTGTCTTTTTTGGTCATGGCCTAATGCCTTCATGGGAAATAGGTATAGAGCTTTTGTATTTCTATTTTTAATTGTTTCTGTCAAGATAGGGAGGTTGTAACAAATAGTTTTGCCTGATGCTGTTGGAGTTGTCAGTAATATATTATGTTCATCATTAACTAATTTATAAGCCTCAAATTGATGTGAATAGAGGTGGCTTATATTATTGCTTTTTAATAATTCACTTGCGATACTATCATTAAGGATATCAATTGAAACAAAAGAGCCTGCTGATGAATTTATTGTCTTTTCATATATTATATATTTGTTTAAAGTGCTTTTTTTTATATATTGTAATACACTAGAAATCATTTATATTTTTTAAGCTTATTAGCTTATTAAATTACAAATATATATTCATTAGGTTATCTTTTTTTGGATATAAGAATATATATCATTTAAAATGCTTTTTGATACATTACTTATATTTTTTTCCATAGATTTTATATAACCTTTTACACTTATATCTTTTGTTGATGTACTTTCACGATAATTCTTTGTATAGATTAAATCGTAAGTTTTCATAATATTATTATACCAATAGAGGTTAACACTAAGATTAATCGCTGCCTCTAATCTTCCTTTATCTATTTTTGCGTAAAACTCATATATATGACCTCTAATCTTAAATTTATCATAATGTTTAATTTTATTGACATCTATAAAGTTAAAGCTGATATAATCTCTAATGTATTCAGTAATAAAACTTGCTGGTTTTATAATCCATCTATTATAAAAATCTTTAGTAATTTCGTACTCATCCGTTCTATATATAAATTTATCAGTATTATATATTTGAGAGATGGTGAAGGGTTCTATATCTATTTTAACTGGAAGTGCCTTCTTTTCAAATTTTTCAGGTATAAATGATATAATATAATAATGTACTTTAGGATGCTCTGAAGTAATTTTAATGCAGCCTGATAGAATAACTATTAGAATAAAAAGGGATATAATTTTCTTATTCATCTAAAATGCTCCTTTCTGGTGGTGGCGCAAAGATAATTGAAGGCTGATCTTTTATTTTATTAATCAATATATCCATGTCAGACATAATATATTCTAATTTATTTAATATATTAGTCAATTTTTTTGGCAATATATTAAGCTCTTTATCATTATTTTTAATTACACTTGATATATCTCTAATTAGTAAATTTATTTCTGTACTTGTATTGTCCCATTTTTTAAAGAGATTATCTATATTTTTCTTATTAGCAACAACAGTTTCGTCAATATTGTTAATGAGTTTGTTAAAATCTTTTAGCATTTTTTCGGTTTGAGATAACGACATATTTAATTGTTTACTAAATTGTTCCACAGATAGTGCTTTTACGGTATGATCTAGTCTCTTTATAAGTTTATTTATATTATTTGCAATTTTAGATAATTCTATTGATTTAAATTCCTTAGTTATATCGCTTACACTTTGCATAATTTGACTTATATCAGATTTGACTGTAGGGATAACTTCATATCTAGGGGTAAAATCAGGTATAAGGATGCCTCCTTCTTCTTTGTCAATAATATCAAGTTCAATATATATAAATCCTGTAATCCCAACAGTTTTAAGTTGGGCAACCATGTTTTTCTTTAAAGTAAAATCCTTATTAAGCTCTAATACTACCTCTATATATCTTGAATTTTTCGCAATATCAATATTTTTTACCCTACCTATATTTATGCCTCTGTATTTTACGGAAGATCCAATCTCTAAACCTTGAACAGATTCATCAAAATATGCAACATATAGATTGCCTTTGCTATAAAAATAGCTAGAAGATAGCCATAGAATTACACCAATTAATATAAATGCTCCCGTTAAAACAAATAACCCTACAAAAAAATTAACTTTTTTTGTTATCATAATATCAACTAATCGTACTCTTTTTTACCCTTTCAAAAAACCTTTGGACGTCTCTATCATTATTATTAAATACATCAAAAGGATGCCCCTTTGCAATTATTGTTTTTTTAGAACCATCAAGCAATATTAATGAATTAGTTGTGGAGAATACAGATTCTATATCATGGGTAACCAGGATTATTGTTGTCCCAAGGTTTTTGTTGAGCCTTTTTATAAGATTGTCTATCTCCGTTGATGTAATAGGATCTAAACCAGAGGTTGGCTCATCTAAAAATAATATTTTTGGATTTAGCGCAATAGCTCTTGCTATAGAAGCTCTCTTCTTCATACCACCACTTATATCTGAAGGATAATAATTGTCAAACCC encodes:
- a CDS encoding MlaD family protein, translating into MITKKVNFFVGLFVLTGAFILIGVILWLSSSYFYSKGNLYVAYFDESVQGLEIGSSVKYRGINIGRVKNIDIAKNSRYIEVVLELNKDFTLKKNMVAQLKTVGITGFIYIELDIIDKEEGGILIPDFTPRYEVIPTVKSDISQIMQSVSDITKEFKSIELSKIANNINKLIKRLDHTVKALSVEQFSKQLNMSLSQTEKMLKDFNKLINNIDETVVANKKNIDNLFKKWDNTSTEINLLIRDISSVIKNNDKELNILPKKLTNILNKLEYIMSDMDILINKIKDQPSIIFAPPPERSILDE
- a CDS encoding DEAD/DEAH box helicase, with protein sequence MISSVLQYIKKSTLNKYIIYEKTINSSAGSFVSIDILNDSIASELLKSNNISHLYSHQFEAYKLVNDEHNILLTTPTASGKTICYNLPILTETIKNRNTKALYLFPMKALGHDQKRQLDEFINNTKYGKIITSSVIDGDTTKTERRKILKDPPNIIISNIDILHYTIMSHLSEWREFLNDVKFIVMDEIHAYKGIFGSHVYNIYKRFFRLFKNIQFIVSSATIGNPLGFTEKLIGKKFTLINKNGAPSGKKQFLLLNPDIPLSSIATYLIRINLNSNIKTICFTKSRRETEQIYINLINSDPTLKNIVSSYRAGFLAEERREIERKLQNDILKAVISTSAFELGIDIGGIDSTILVGYPGSLINLWQRAGRSGRNTKDSLIILIAGRDALDQYYTKTPEKLLNGKFEEMTVDSENSEINKKHIHCAAYEKPINIDEEYYKFFKDDINALIDKNELFLNADNTQIFTLNRYPYKHVDLRQIGDSYNIICNNLVLGMNSARRVYTEMYKGAVYLHRGSTFIVQKIDKSRREIYVKPENINYYTLPLVEKETIIIKVFKEKVIKNLKAIYCELKVTETLKGYTKISTKTGEKLQEIELSCEPISFNTKGISLVLDEHIYETLKEKHFNQMGSIHAAEHSLIALIPTFILCDRSDVGGISYPYHPQLEKPAIFLYDGYPGGIGINKRIYDVVENLITQTYYHVKECECLEGCPACIYSPKCGSGNYPLDKKGCLYLIDALLNKKVEHNKKYTVNNRRENNSGIIVFDLETKYSAASVGGFKNAHLMGISVAVAYNLITKKYLYFKENEIDKLIDTLENAKLIIGFNIINFDFKVITGYRSLNIKNIPKLDIFLDIKNITGRRFSLEKIATSTINAKKSGNGLLALKWYEEGLIDKILKYCKKDVEITTDILLYGITNGCVFVPVQNTSIRVPVNWNYVHELINLKNVTKY